One Anopheles marshallii chromosome 3, idAnoMarsDA_429_01, whole genome shotgun sequence genomic region harbors:
- the LOC128715689 gene encoding neurogenic locus protein delta produces MNWIYILACIYVSSQFLVLEVAGSGLFELELRYFQNEKSIDHNERCCSGKADALGRCIGTCKTRFRACLKHYQATIDTTSPCTFGDVITPVLEGTTLNFTAITGTTEGFANPLRFPFDFGWPGYFTLIIEAWHDTNETTTRSPGTLISRLSIQRILEVSTDWMEDSYNSSHTMIRYAFRVTCDPNYYGDGCANLCRKRDDQFGHYTCAPIGERVCLSGWQGEYCTVARCTPGCLHGHCNKPNECNCQSGWKGPLCDECEPYPGCLHGTCKKPWECVCKEGWGGLFCNQDLNYCTNHKPCLNGGTCFNTGQGLYTCQCRPGYRGTECELSITSCTDQPCLNGATCQNVSDGETPMDADGRKYQCHCAKGWMGRHCEREAITCAEKPCHQGTCVDVVASSSSSSSTTSNFRCDCPPGYSGTACEIKSGECYSNYCANGGTCHVAGPSSTAVSSSAASSSSSSSSLSASFFGTGNNNNGLLMCLCPDGFVGDRCEENVDDCVGNPCLNGGTCLDAENHFKCQCIPGFIGTHCEKKVDLCLTKPCANGGICTNLENDYRCQCRAGFTGKDCSADVDECISAPCRNGGTCINRVNSYQCVCAGGYRGHSCEEESSTAVQRDAAVDGGDIHHHHHHPQQQQRYSGVDGVESNSRHADGLSSGQIVLIAMFSISTPLLAFIATTIVICLKRKRQREQEKDDAEARKQNEQNASHNLSTSSHHHHHHLQQQQQQQQQQQHQLHHQQSSSSTTSQSGLLHSTSQQQQQQQQYHNGFHNHLQSSGQKRNSSNTLSNFDSSHHMIKNTWDKSINNMPSPPTSGSGGGVGGGGGGSSSSGNCSANVGAASGSVASAALLLGGANMDDNSCLMATTAVGGGGAASGGGGVTSAGALLYLSATDDGPTMTSSSTLQRAKSQKQLNTDPSLLLQQQHQHQNHHTPMLSQTSAASLQHTSANGATVGGTVLSSPTVVSSVAPSCSSASGKDLFDKRISVLSESGRLCHSRWNAATPVGVVGGSHTVVGPCSPPHI; encoded by the exons GTTGCCGGTTCGGGATTGTTTGAGCTGGAGCTACGCTACTTTCAAAACGAGAAAAGCATCGACCACAATGAAAGGTGCTGTTCCGGGAAGGCGGATGCACTTGGTCGTTGCATCGGAACCTGCAAAACGCGGTTCCGAGCCTGTCTGAAGCACTACCAGGCCACGATCGATACAACCTCACCCTGCACATTCGGTGACGTCATAACGCCCGTGCTGGAAGGGACGACACTGAACTTTACAGCGATCACTGGCACAACGGAAGGTTTCGCCAATCCGTTACGATTTCCGTTCGATTTTGGTTGGCCG GGATATTTTACACTGATTATAGAAGCATGGCACGatacaaacgaaacaacgaCGCGATCACCAG GTACCCTCATTTCCCGCCTCTCAATCCAGCGTATATTGGAAGTTTCGACCGACTGGATGGAAGACAGTTACAACTCATCGCACACGATGATACGGTATGCGTTCCGGGTGACGTGCGATCCGAACTACTACGGTGATGGCTGTGCCAATTTGTGCCGCAAGCGGGACGATCAATTTGGCCATTACACCTGCGCACCGATCGGTGaacgtgtttgtttgtccgGGTGGCAGGGAGAATACTGTACCGTTG CCCGCTGCACACCCGGATGCCTTCACGGACACTGTAACAAACCGAACGAATGCAA TTGCCAATCAGGATGGAAAGGTCCGCTGTGCGACGAATGTGAACCCTATCCCGGTTGCTTGCACGGCACATGCAAAAAACCCTGGGAGTGCGTCTGCAAGGAAGGCTGGGGAGGGCTGTTTTGCAATCAGGATCTAAACTACTGCACCAACCACAAACCTTGCCTGAATGGGGGCACCTGCTTCAATACGGGCCAGGGATTGTACACGTGCCAGTGCCGACCGGGTTACAGGGGTACTGAATGTGAACTGAGCATCACGAGCTGCACTGATCAGCCTTGCCTTAATGGTGCCACCTGCCAGAATGTGTCCGATGGAGAGACACCGATGGACGCCGATGGACGCAAGTATCAGTGTCACTGTGCGAAAGGCTGGATGGGAAGGCACTGTGAACGGGAAGCTATCACATGTGCAGAAAAGCCATGCCATCAAGGAACGTGCGTCGACGTGGTAGCGtcttcttcctcctcgtcATCCACAACATCCAACTTCCGGTGCGATTGTCCACCAGGGTATAGTGGGACGGCATGCGAGATCAAATCCGGTGAATGCTATTCCAACTACTGTGCCAATGGCGGTACTTGTCACGTGGCCGGACCATCTTCCACTGCGGTCTCTTCTTCtgccgcatcatcatcatcatcatcatcatcattgtcaGCATCATTTTTTGGAAccggaaataataataatggatTGCTGATGTGTCTCTGTCCGGATGGATTTGTGGGTGATCGTTGCGAAGAAAATGTGGATGATTGCGTCGGTAATCCGTGCTTGAACGGAGGCACGTGCCTTGATGCAGAAAACCATTTTAAATGTCAGTGCATACCCGGATTCATTGGAACGCACTGTGAAAAAAAGGTAGATCTCTGTCTCACGAAACCCTGCGCAAATGGTGGCATTTGTACAAATCTGGAGAACGATTATCGGTGCCAGTGTCGGGCCGGTTTTACTGGCAAGGATTGCAGTGCCGATGTAGACGAATGCATTTCAGCCCCATGTCGGAACGGTGGCACGTGCATCAATAGGGTAAACAGTTACCAATGCGTTTGTGCCGGTGGTTACCGTGGCCATTCTTGTGAGGAAGAGTCGTCCACGGCAGTTCAGCGAGATGCTGCCGTTGATGGTGGCGAcattcatcaccatcatcatcatccgcagcaacagcagcgttACAGCGGTGTAGACGGAGTGGAGAGTAACAGTCGTCATGCTGATGGGTTAAGCAGTGGGCAGATCGTCCTAATAGCAATGTTCTCGATATCGACTCCTCTGTTGGCATTTATCGCGACTACTATCGTTATCTGTCTGAAGCGAAAACGCCAACGGGAGCAGGAAAAGGACGATGCAGAAGCGAGGAAACAGAACGAACAAAACGCATCTCATAATCTATCCACCTCGtcacaccaccatcatcatcatctacagcagcagcagcagcagcaacagcagcagcaacatcaacttCATCACCAACAGTCTTCCTCATCAACCACATCACAGAGTGGCTTGCTTCATTCCActtcccagcagcagcagcaacagcaacagtaccaTAATGGCTTTCACAATCACCTCCAGTCCTCGGGTCAGAAACGGAACAGTAGCAATACTCTTTCGAACTTTGACAGTTCGCATCACATGATTAAGAACACCTGGGATAAAAGCATCAACAATATGCCGTCCCCACCTACGTCAGGTAGTGGCGGAGGcgttggtggtggcggcggcggcagtagtagtagtgggaACTGTAGTGCAAATGTTGGTGCTGCTAGTGGAAGCGTTGCATCCGCAGCACTATTGCTCGGTGGTGCGAATATGGATGATAATAGCTGTCTCATGGCCACGACAGCTGTGGGTGGAGGAGGAGCAgccagtggtggtggtggcgttaCTAGTGCTGGTGCTTTATTATACCTAAGCGCCACAGATGATGGACCCACGATGACGTCCTCTTCGACATTGCAACGTGCCAAATCGCAGAAACAACTCAATACAGATCCATCGTTACTgttacagcagcagcaccagcaccaaaaCCATCATACTCCAATGTTGTCGCAAACATCTGCAGCATCTCTTCAGCATACCTCAGCAAATGGCGCAACTGTAGGGGGCACTGTACTGTCGTCTCCAACCGTGGTGTCCTCCGTGGCACCATCTTGTAGCAGTGCTAGTGGAAAAGATTTATTCGATAAGCGCATATCGGTGTTGTCTGAGTCGGGACGATTATGCCATTCCCGTTGGAACGCAGCCACACCAGTAGGTGTAGTGGGCGGTAGTCATACAGTTGTTGGACCTTGCAGTCCTCCACACATTTAA